DNA sequence from the Candidatus Zixiibacteriota bacterium genome:
GCGGCTTGTTGACATGCCCCAAGCCGGTGCCGGCAATCACAATCCCCTTGTAGCCGTTGTCTATCAGCGATTCGATAATATCCGGCTGCATGTTGGGATAATAATACACAATAGCAACTTTCTCCTCGAATACCGCATCAATAGTAACCTTGCGGTCATCACAGCGTTTTTTGTATTTTTGTTTAATGGGCGTCAGCTTGCCCGGTTCGACCATGGCAATCGGCGTATCGCCGATAGTACGAAATGCCGAGCGGTATGATGAGTGCATCTTGCGTACACGGCAGCCGCTGTGAAGAAGGTTGTACTGGTCGGAGGTGGGGCCAAACATGCAGACCATCACTTCGGCGATATCGGCATAGGCGGCGGTCCAGGCGGCGGCTTGAAGGTTTAGCGCGGCATCGGAGGAGGGTCTGTCTGATGAGCGCTGCGAGCCGACCATTACGACCGGCACTGGTAAATCCTGCACCATAAATGAGAGCGCGGCGGCGGTGTGATGCATCGTATCGGTGCCATGCCCGACTATGATGCCAGCGGCTCCGTTTTTTATTTCTTCTCCAATAGCTTTAGCTGTGATTTTCCACTGCTCCGGCCCCATATTCTCGGAGAATACTCCAAACAGCTTTATGGTTTTGAGATTGCAGATATCAGCTAACTCCGGCACTGCGCCGTAAAGTTCGCCCGGCGTGAATGCCGGTATAACTGCGCCGGTGCGGTAATCCAGACGACTGGCTATTGTGCCGCCAGTGCCTAAAAGCGTAACATTCGGTTTTTTCTTATCGTAGGGGAATTCCTGTTCCGGTATC
Encoded proteins:
- the gatD gene encoding Glu-tRNA(Gln) amidotransferase subunit GatD, which translates into the protein MSDDSIVYKGYKGEALAKLKEIGVRVWSDVEIKTTKGIFTGVILPRSETADDRHVVMKMKTGYNIGLATTSIIAAKEIGFKEAVYKIPEQEFPYDKKKPNVTLLGTGGTIASRLDYRTGAVIPAFTPGELYGAVPELADICNLKTIKLFGVFSENMGPEQWKITAKAIGEEIKNGAAGIIVGHGTDTMHHTAAALSFMVQDLPVPVVMVGSQRSSDRPSSDAALNLQAAAWTAAYADIAEVMVCMFGPTSDQYNLLHSGCRVRKMHSSYRSAFRTIGDTPIAMVEPGKLTPIKQKYKKRCDDRKVTIDAVFEEKVAIVYYYPNMQPDIIESLIDNGYKGIVIAGTGLGHVNKPLYEPLRKAIKAGIAVYMTVQTLWGYVHMFVYDTGRDLMHLGVVPAANMLPEVAYVKLGWVLGHSTEPEKVKEMMLTPIADEITPREPFDGYLIMQGGIPEVEEFINKLKL